The following is a genomic window from Geobacillus subterraneus.
ACGATACGTTTATCGAAGGCGGACAGCCGCATCTTGTGATGGACTATATCGACGGAGAAACAGTGGAAGATCGGATTTTTCACCTCGGGGTCATGTACACGGAACAGGCGGCGTTTCGATTGTTGCTCGATGTGCTTGACGTCGTGCGGTATATCCACGCTTTTGGCATCGTCCACCGCGATTTGCGCATCCCGAACATCGTCTGGCGCAATGGAACGGTATTTGTCATCGATTTCGGACTGGCGTGCCGCATCGGCGAACGAGTAGATTTCCGCGATGACGATCCGCTTGAAAAGCGGCTGCGACGCGAACCGCACCCGCGAAGCGACTTTTATGCGCTCGGGCATTTCACGTTATTCTTATTATATTCCGCTTACGAGCCGATAAGTGAGGATGAAAAAAGCTGGGAAGAAGAGTTGGATCTGTCTCCGAAAGCTCGGGCAATCTTGCGGAAGATGCTGCAGCTGGATGCGCCGTATGATCACGTCGACGAGCTGATGATGGATGTGAGGCGGCTATTGGCCGAGCGCGGCCAAGCGCAAACGGGTGTGCGTTGACACTCGACACGGCGGATGTTTGGAACGTTAACTCCCTCATCCCCCTCTCGTTTGGACAACGCCGACGTTTGGGGCTGTGTCCTCGGCTGATCTCATCGGGTTCCCCTGCCCGATAAGCGACGCACCGGCGGTCGATGCGCTAGTTCGGCCCTCTATCCTGAAAATACCTGAATGTGAAAATGGGCCAAGGTATTTTCATTCTTCCGATGGTGACGAATTTTTCCCGTCATGAGAGTCTATCCTAAAATCGCTTGGGCGATGCCGATCGGGCCATCGA
Proteins encoded in this region:
- a CDS encoding serine/threonine protein kinase, with amino-acid sequence MKRFIDRHPLIARWVDRPHRSGKVLSGRYEIIEELGMGSYGIAYKGRDCANGRAVVIKQARRTKGEDGRRLLQREADVLAHLRHPQIPARYDTFIEGGQPHLVMDYIDGETVEDRIFHLGVMYTEQAAFRLLLDVLDVVRYIHAFGIVHRDLRIPNIVWRNGTVFVIDFGLACRIGERVDFRDDDPLEKRLRREPHPRSDFYALGHFTLFLLYSAYEPISEDEKSWEEELDLSPKARAILRKMLQLDAPYDHVDELMMDVRRLLAERGQAQTGVR